The Vigna unguiculata cultivar IT97K-499-35 chromosome 6, ASM411807v1, whole genome shotgun sequence genome contains a region encoding:
- the LOC114188733 gene encoding uncharacterized protein LOC114188733, which translates to MLAAIRRMTTVAGETARITRFSLHAPKHVEVEFGDGRMFKLSAEFLRINSPAVDGKIRSIGGEKVISGRRHVGIMSAEPVGNYGVRFNFDDLHKTGIYSWDYFYHLGSNKFTLMRNYIKTLKKHGLSRDPRGRK; encoded by the exons ATGCTGGCGGCGATTCGGAGAATGACGACAGTGGCCGGAGAAACTGCGCGCATAACCAGATTCTCTCTTCATGCCCCAAAACAC gTAGAGGTGGAATTTGGCGATGGTAGAATGTTCAAGTTATCAGCTGAATTTCTCAGAATAAATAGTCCCGCAGTTGATGGGAAGATTAGGTCAATTGGAGGTGAAAAG GTGATATCTGGGAGACGCCATGTAGGAATCATGTCTGCAGAACCAGTGGGAAACTATGGGGTGAG GTTCAATTTTGATGACTTGCATAAGACTGGTATTTATTCCTGGGACTATTTTTATCATCTGGGGAGCAACAAGTTTACCCTTAtgagaaattacattaaaactttgaagaAGCATGGACTTAGTAGGGATCCAAGAGGAAGGAAATGA
- the LOC114188041 gene encoding small heat shock protein, chloroplastic-like, whose amino-acid sequence MSNASYKFKCKHQFLNVLCLTISIDIPLASLPKRKMASTVVPNMSFYAHTSPTRINKFSSVKLLPLSSTGNRTFCNNVKAKAGGEASLQKLKQQQQQQLQPKMRVPQASPKVLLNQFPVARTVQQMMDTMERMVENPLVYDSTSPWIVAGDDEYSKGKIPWAIKEGQKDYRMRFNMPGMNKDDVKIWVEENMLVVKAEKTLREHHEAQANSNEEISTKYEEDWPANSYGRYNHRIALPENIEFDKIKAQVKDGILHVTIPKANTSAKVINIDVQ is encoded by the exons ATGTCCAATGCATCCTATAAATTTAAATGCAAACATCAGTTTCTCAATGTCCTTTGTCTTACCATTAGCATTGACATCCCCTTAGCATCTTTGCCTAAAAGAAAAATGGCCTCAACTGTAGTACCAAATATGAGTTTCTATGCCCACACTTCACCTACTAGAATAAACAAATTCTCCAGTGTCAAATTGCTACCATTGTCAAGCACAGGGAATAGAACTTTCTGCAATAATGTAAAGGCTAAGGCAGGAGGTGAAGCAAGTTTGCAGAAGTTaaagcagcagcagcagcagcaattGCAGCCAAAGATGAGGGTGCCACAAGCTTCACCTAAAG TGCTGTTGAACCAATTTCCAGTAGCAAGGACTGTGCAGCAAATGATGGACACAATGGAGAGGATGGTGGAGAATCCCTTAGTTTATGATAGCACTTCACCTTGGATAGTTGCAGGAGACGATGAATACAGTAAGGGAAAGATTCCTTGGGCAATAAAGGAAGGCCAGAAAGATTACAGAATGAGATTCAACATGCCAGGAATGAACAAGGATGACGTCAAGATATGGGTAGAGGAGAACATGCTGGTGGTGAAGGCCGAGAAGACACTTAGAGAGCACCATGAAGCTCAAGCAAACAGTAATGAAGAAATAAGTACAAAATATGAAGAAGATTGGCCTGCCAATAGCTATGGTAGATATAACCATAGAATAGCCCTCCCAGAAAACATTGAGTTTGATAAGATTAAGGCACAGGTCAAAGATGGAATTCTTCATGTAACAATTCCCAAAGCCAACACCTCCGCAAAAGTAATTAACATAGATGTACAATAA
- the LOC114188042 gene encoding uncharacterized protein LOC114188042, with amino-acid sequence MWVSHHPLFLLYILCGLCFSLQFTRGYADSSAERILNQVDGDHQIHCSRERSRTAWKIIQEYLMPFVEKEKYHIPKRCRFHPDNDIYRDQEQHKFHIDINEWQCGYCKKSFYEEKHLDHHFDNRHSNLLNLNESHCLADVCGALHCDHELNSGSKKSKCNPAAASRNKHLCESLANSCFPINEGPVASRLHELFLHQFCEAHSCIGSSQPFSRGRRKKTNVFYIFLSILLVILLLLYYLYIYLYQRGMKKETQVLKRISQTGRKKKPS; translated from the exons ATGTGGGTTTCGCATCATCCATTGTTTCTTCTCTACATTCTTTGTGGCCTCTGTTTTTCCCTGCAGTTCACAAGG GGTTATGCAGATTCAAGTGCTGAAAG AATTTTGAATCAGGTGGATGGTGATCATCAAATACATTGCTCTAGAGAAAGAAGTAGAACAGCTTGGAAGATCATTCAAGAG TATTTGATGCCCTTTgtggagaaagaaaaatatcatatcCCAAAACGGTGTAGGTTTCACCCTGACAATGACATATACAGAGATCAGGAGCAGCACAAGTTTCATATAGATATAAATGAATGGCAATGTGGGTACTGTAAGAAAAGTTTTTATGAAGAGAAACATCTTGATCATCATTTTGACAACAGGCACTCCAATTTGCTTAATTTG AATGAAAGCCACTGCTTAGCAGATGTATGTGGTGCACTGCACTGTGACCATGAATTGAATTCTGgttcaaaaaaatcaaagtgcaaTCCTGCCGCTGCTTCTAGGAATAAACATCTATGTGAG AGCTTAGCCAACAGTTGTTTTCCAATTAATGAGGGTCCTGTGGCAAGCCGACTTCATG AATTGTTCTTGCACCAATTCTGTGAGGCACACAGCTGCATTGGAAGTAGTCAACCTTTCTCAAGAGGGCGCAGG AAGAAGACAAATGTGTTCTACATCTTTCTGTCTATTTTGCTTGTGATACTGCTGCTACTATACTATCTCTACATTTACTTATATCAGAG AGGAATGAAAAAGGAAACCCAAGTGCTGAAGCGCATCTCACAAACCGGCAGAAAGAAAAAGCCATCCTAA
- the LOC114188264 gene encoding rab3 GTPase-activating protein catalytic subunit-like isoform X1 — protein sequence MESHTTSFVSKARIAIHSAAAKAERVLLDLKTDRDSDKQFHDELGRRQGDESARNEHESKFLNELKHIKWRPPHIGTKQDWQDRINNIRKGRKEVEVTDKVGNINMASAPFYDEHSYILNEQNDLIAKVEGLAAATEHPIPPSSVLKQLAIAFEAGKRTNSMKDFVASSRGSSPAKERAGLSLSSMKALVLREKEAKLTSEFSSDEKVLYLINSLFDPEGRFLRRKINSDPEETSISSLPRDIHGAPPESLVAKLAEVIGNFKTLQEMALFWCRVVAELRKHWSKEKYLPGVPQDDIPDLKYCLLYQKFQVINCCISRKRRYIIATESLNSMMVEANLNTLEPAKYADNIPAIPLLHARLRTGELVLRLGADCPSGDLMLLETGEPAFSPVTQEGPLLTEDLIKETEEFVLRTGSVGAGCSQLLSDMQAFKAANPGCILEDFVRWYSPPDWTESEGSTEDKDSSYCGESMSTKGQLSLRMQKEGNLWRELWETSKPVPAVKQAPLYDEDLAVEGILDAFEDIPPSELFEQLFVSLLGSGFAIAENMLSGDLDISKSLNDCKDYIVTACQSNRFDEKLDELIQMYEMVEKMMVNPDEAVKIVKMMEESSMSGSVPKRRMSTGEPKQRLKQLSHMFGGKDKASSKSVWKEEVTDEIKLVRHSFSSFFDNSKSSLFSKKPPKPGNLYLVESDWTVI from the exons ATGGAGTCTCACACGACTTCTTTCGTGTCCAAGGCGCGCATCGCGATCCATTCCGCTGCTGCGAAGGCGGAGCGTGTTCTGTTGGACTTAAAAACCGATCGAG ATTCCGATAAGCAGTTTCACGACGAGTTAGGGAGGCGGCAGGGCGATGAATCTGCTCGGAACGAGCACGAGTCCAAG TTTCTCAATGAACTGAAGCATATAAAGTGGAGACCTCCGCATATAGGAACAAAGCAGGATTGGCAAGATAGAATAAACAACATTCGAAAAGGGAGAAAAGAAGTTGAAGTAACAGATAAAGTTGGCAACATAAACATGGCCTCCGCTCCGTTTTATGATGAACATTCGTACATTCTCAATGAGCAGAATGATCTTATTGCCAAG GTTGAAGGCTTAGCTGCTGCGACTGAACACCCCATCCCTCCATCGTCTGTCCTGAAGCAGTTGGCTATAGCTTTTGA GGCTGGAAAGAGAACAAACTCAATGAAAGATTTTGTAGCTTCATCAAGAGGTTCATCACCTGCCAAAGAGAGGGCAGGCTTAAGTCTCTCTTCGATGAAGGCTTTAGTGTTGCGTGAAAAGGAAGCCAAACTTACCTCTGAGTTCAGTAGTGATGAAAAAGTTCTGTATTTGATTAATTCATTGTTTGATCCAG AGGGAAGGTTCCTTAGAAGGAAGATCAACTCTGATCCAGAGGAAACTTCCATATCATCTTTGCCAAGAGATATTCATGGTGCTCCTCCTGAAAGCTTAGTTGCTAAGCTAGCTGAAGTAATTGGAAACTTCAAGACGCTCCAAGAAATGGCTCTTTTTTGGTGCAGGGTTGTTGCTGAA CTGAGAAAACATTGGTCCAAAGAGAAATACTTACCTGGAGTCCCGCAAGATGACATTCCAGATCTGAAATATTGTCTTCTGTATCAAAAATTTCAAGTAATTAATTGTTGCATTTCTCGGAAAAGGCGCTATATTATTGCCACTGAATCACTAAATTCTATGATGGTGGAAGCCAATTTAAATACATTAGAACCAGCAAAGTACGCGGACAATATTCCTGCAATCCCTTTATTACATGCAAGGTTAAGAACTGGAGAGCTTGTTCTTCGACTTGGGGCTGATTGCCCATCTGGAGATCTGATGTTACTTGAAACAGGCGAGCCTGCATTCTCTCCTGTGACCCAG GAGGGACCCTTGCTTACAGAAGATTTGATCAAAGAGACAGAGGAGTTTGTGCTCCGGACAGGAAG TGTTGGTGCTGGATGCTCTCAACTCCTCTCTGACATGCAGGCTTTCAAG GCTGCAAATCCTGGTTGCATTTTGGAAGATTTTGTGAGATGGTACTCTCCGCCTGACTGGACTGAAAGTGAGGGAAGTACTGAggataaagactcttcttatTGTGGAGAGTCAATGTCTACCAAAGGTCAACTAAGTCTACGTATGCAAAAGGAAG GTAATTTGTGGCGTGAATTATGGGAAACGTCTAAACCAGTTCCAGCTGTTAAACAGGCACCTCTCTATGATGAGGATTTGGCAGT GGAGGGTATTCTAGATGCATTTGAAGACATCCCACCTTCGGAGCTTTTTGAACAACTGTTTGTTTCTCTT CTCGGTTCAGGATTTGCAATTGCTGAAAATATGCTATCTGGTGATCTTGACATTTCAAAATCGTTAAATGACTGCAAGGACTACATAGTTACCGCTTGTCAAAGCAACAGATTCGATGAGAAACTCGACGAGCTTATTCAG ATGTATGAAATGGTGGAGAAAATGATGGTGAATCCAGACGAGGCAGTGAAGATAGTGAAGATGATGGAAGAATCAAGTATGAGTGGTAGTGTACCAAAACGGCGGATGTCTACTGGTGAACCAAAGCAGCGGTTAAAGCAACTTAGCCATATGTTTGGTGGCAAAGATAAAGCATCGAGCAAGTCTGTCTGGAAAGAAGAGGTAACCGATGAAATAAAACTGGTTCGACATTCTTTCTCAAGTTTCTTTGACAACAGCAAGTcatctttattttcaaaaaagcCTCCTAAGCCTGGAAACCTATACCTTGTCGAAAGTGATTGGACAGTTATTTAG
- the LOC114188264 gene encoding rab3 GTPase-activating protein catalytic subunit-like isoform X2: protein MASAPFYDEHSYILNEQNDLIAKVEGLAAATEHPIPPSSVLKQLAIAFEAGKRTNSMKDFVASSRGSSPAKERAGLSLSSMKALVLREKEAKLTSEFSSDEKVLYLINSLFDPEGRFLRRKINSDPEETSISSLPRDIHGAPPESLVAKLAEVIGNFKTLQEMALFWCRVVAELRKHWSKEKYLPGVPQDDIPDLKYCLLYQKFQVINCCISRKRRYIIATESLNSMMVEANLNTLEPAKYADNIPAIPLLHARLRTGELVLRLGADCPSGDLMLLETGEPAFSPVTQEGPLLTEDLIKETEEFVLRTGSVGAGCSQLLSDMQAFKAANPGCILEDFVRWYSPPDWTESEGSTEDKDSSYCGESMSTKGQLSLRMQKEGNLWRELWETSKPVPAVKQAPLYDEDLAVEGILDAFEDIPPSELFEQLFVSLLGSGFAIAENMLSGDLDISKSLNDCKDYIVTACQSNRFDEKLDELIQMYEMVEKMMVNPDEAVKIVKMMEESSMSGSVPKRRMSTGEPKQRLKQLSHMFGGKDKASSKSVWKEEVTDEIKLVRHSFSSFFDNSKSSLFSKKPPKPGNLYLVESDWTVI from the exons ATGGCCTCCGCTCCGTTTTATGATGAACATTCGTACATTCTCAATGAGCAGAATGATCTTATTGCCAAG GTTGAAGGCTTAGCTGCTGCGACTGAACACCCCATCCCTCCATCGTCTGTCCTGAAGCAGTTGGCTATAGCTTTTGA GGCTGGAAAGAGAACAAACTCAATGAAAGATTTTGTAGCTTCATCAAGAGGTTCATCACCTGCCAAAGAGAGGGCAGGCTTAAGTCTCTCTTCGATGAAGGCTTTAGTGTTGCGTGAAAAGGAAGCCAAACTTACCTCTGAGTTCAGTAGTGATGAAAAAGTTCTGTATTTGATTAATTCATTGTTTGATCCAG AGGGAAGGTTCCTTAGAAGGAAGATCAACTCTGATCCAGAGGAAACTTCCATATCATCTTTGCCAAGAGATATTCATGGTGCTCCTCCTGAAAGCTTAGTTGCTAAGCTAGCTGAAGTAATTGGAAACTTCAAGACGCTCCAAGAAATGGCTCTTTTTTGGTGCAGGGTTGTTGCTGAA CTGAGAAAACATTGGTCCAAAGAGAAATACTTACCTGGAGTCCCGCAAGATGACATTCCAGATCTGAAATATTGTCTTCTGTATCAAAAATTTCAAGTAATTAATTGTTGCATTTCTCGGAAAAGGCGCTATATTATTGCCACTGAATCACTAAATTCTATGATGGTGGAAGCCAATTTAAATACATTAGAACCAGCAAAGTACGCGGACAATATTCCTGCAATCCCTTTATTACATGCAAGGTTAAGAACTGGAGAGCTTGTTCTTCGACTTGGGGCTGATTGCCCATCTGGAGATCTGATGTTACTTGAAACAGGCGAGCCTGCATTCTCTCCTGTGACCCAG GAGGGACCCTTGCTTACAGAAGATTTGATCAAAGAGACAGAGGAGTTTGTGCTCCGGACAGGAAG TGTTGGTGCTGGATGCTCTCAACTCCTCTCTGACATGCAGGCTTTCAAG GCTGCAAATCCTGGTTGCATTTTGGAAGATTTTGTGAGATGGTACTCTCCGCCTGACTGGACTGAAAGTGAGGGAAGTACTGAggataaagactcttcttatTGTGGAGAGTCAATGTCTACCAAAGGTCAACTAAGTCTACGTATGCAAAAGGAAG GTAATTTGTGGCGTGAATTATGGGAAACGTCTAAACCAGTTCCAGCTGTTAAACAGGCACCTCTCTATGATGAGGATTTGGCAGT GGAGGGTATTCTAGATGCATTTGAAGACATCCCACCTTCGGAGCTTTTTGAACAACTGTTTGTTTCTCTT CTCGGTTCAGGATTTGCAATTGCTGAAAATATGCTATCTGGTGATCTTGACATTTCAAAATCGTTAAATGACTGCAAGGACTACATAGTTACCGCTTGTCAAAGCAACAGATTCGATGAGAAACTCGACGAGCTTATTCAG ATGTATGAAATGGTGGAGAAAATGATGGTGAATCCAGACGAGGCAGTGAAGATAGTGAAGATGATGGAAGAATCAAGTATGAGTGGTAGTGTACCAAAACGGCGGATGTCTACTGGTGAACCAAAGCAGCGGTTAAAGCAACTTAGCCATATGTTTGGTGGCAAAGATAAAGCATCGAGCAAGTCTGTCTGGAAAGAAGAGGTAACCGATGAAATAAAACTGGTTCGACATTCTTTCTCAAGTTTCTTTGACAACAGCAAGTcatctttattttcaaaaaagcCTCCTAAGCCTGGAAACCTATACCTTGTCGAAAGTGATTGGACAGTTATTTAG